One Marinibacterium anthonyi genomic region harbors:
- the garL_2 gene encoding 5-keto-4-deoxy-D-glucarate aldolase: MRVNADFKARLVARAPLLGVFVKTPDPMLIEVLGQSGVDVLVLDAEHAPFDRRAVDTAMIAGRATGCPLVIRVPNGAPETLLGFLDAGAAGIMVPHVCCADQAAALVKSMHYGPGGRGFAGTTRAADYARRSLQDHFAMTSDEVSLICQIEDPAGYDNREAIAGVDGVDALFVGRADLSVSYGLRDFFAPQTAARCRDVLGVSGAATGLYAAPGEDLTGWRAAGASLFVVGSDHTLLTSGVARLKAGFPA; encoded by the coding sequence ATGCGTGTGAATGCCGATTTCAAGGCCCGACTGGTGGCGCGCGCGCCCCTGCTGGGCGTCTTCGTCAAGACCCCCGACCCGATGCTGATCGAGGTTCTGGGCCAAAGCGGCGTGGATGTCCTGGTGCTTGACGCCGAACACGCGCCGTTCGACCGCCGGGCGGTGGATACGGCGATGATCGCGGGCCGCGCCACCGGCTGCCCGCTGGTGATCCGCGTGCCCAACGGCGCGCCCGAAACGCTGCTGGGCTTTCTGGATGCCGGTGCCGCCGGGATCATGGTGCCACATGTGTGTTGCGCCGATCAGGCGGCGGCGCTGGTGAAATCCATGCACTACGGCCCCGGCGGCCGGGGGTTCGCCGGCACCACCCGCGCGGCGGACTACGCGCGGCGCAGCCTTCAGGACCACTTCGCGATGACCTCCGACGAGGTCTCGCTGATCTGCCAGATCGAGGATCCCGCCGGCTACGACAACCGCGAAGCCATCGCCGGCGTGGATGGGGTGGACGCGCTGTTCGTGGGCCGCGCGGACCTGTCGGTGTCCTACGGATTGCGCGATTTCTTCGCGCCCCAAACCGCCGCGCGCTGCCGCGACGTGCTGGGCGTATCGGGGGCGGCCACAGGGCTGTACGCGGCGCCGGGCGAAGATCTGACCGGCTGGCGGGCGGCGGGCGCGAGCCTGTTCGTCGTGGGATCGGACCACACGCTGCTGACCAGCGGCGTCGCGCGCCTGAAGGCCGGTTTCCCGGCGTGA
- a CDS encoding putative ester cyclase — protein sequence MTYQSEKALVRAHYDALAGATPANVAAILAERTAANWHWRGMHPFHEQHGAADVAATFWAPFLTAMSRVQRRQDIFIAGHNEIDGFQSVWTISMGHLMGLFDAPFLGIPPTRRIAMLRYVEFNKVENGKITETALFCDLIHLMHQAGLRPLPPQTGAHLVQPGPMTHDGLLFDDADPAQGRDTLALINRMIGDINAREKPMTPQEELAQSWHDDMIWWGPDGIGATYTIDRYIEQHQRPFRTQIRDRTFNGHLCRLAEGNFGGFFGWANLTLTNSGGYMGLPAGPAPADMRVVDMYRRDGDKLAENWIFIDILHFLNMQGLDVLGRMQTVSGMAPSVI from the coding sequence TTGACCTACCAATCCGAAAAGGCGCTGGTGCGCGCCCATTACGACGCGCTTGCCGGGGCTACGCCTGCGAATGTGGCCGCCATCCTTGCCGAACGCACCGCCGCGAACTGGCACTGGCGCGGCATGCACCCGTTCCACGAACAGCACGGCGCGGCCGACGTGGCGGCGACCTTCTGGGCGCCGTTCCTGACCGCCATGTCCCGCGTGCAGCGGCGTCAGGACATCTTCATCGCCGGCCATAACGAGATCGACGGCTTTCAATCCGTCTGGACCATCTCGATGGGGCACCTGATGGGGCTGTTCGATGCGCCCTTCCTGGGCATCCCGCCGACACGGCGCATCGCCATGCTGCGCTATGTCGAATTCAACAAGGTGGAAAACGGCAAGATCACGGAAACCGCGCTGTTCTGCGACCTGATCCACCTGATGCACCAGGCGGGCCTGCGCCCGCTGCCGCCGCAGACCGGCGCGCATCTGGTCCAGCCGGGGCCGATGACCCATGACGGGCTGCTGTTTGACGATGCCGACCCGGCGCAGGGGCGCGACACGCTGGCCCTGATCAACCGCATGATCGGCGACATCAACGCGCGCGAAAAGCCGATGACGCCCCAAGAGGAACTGGCCCAAAGCTGGCATGACGACATGATCTGGTGGGGCCCCGACGGGATCGGCGCAACATATACGATCGACCGGTATATCGAACAGCATCAGCGCCCCTTCCGCACCCAGATCCGCGACCGCACGTTCAACGGCCATCTTTGCCGCCTGGCCGAAGGCAATTTCGGCGGCTTCTTCGGCTGGGCCAACCTGACGCTGACCAATTCGGGCGGCTACATGGGGCTGCCCGCAGGCCCGGCACCCGCCGACATGCGCGTCGTCGACATGTACCGCCGCGACGGCGACAAGCTGGCCGAGAACTGGATCTTCATCGACATCCTGCACTTCCTGAACATGCAGGGCCTGGACGTGCTGGGCCGCATGCAGACGGTGTCGGGCATGGCCCCTTCGGTGATCTGA